One window from the genome of Pempheris klunzingeri isolate RE-2024b chromosome 7, fPemKlu1.hap1, whole genome shotgun sequence encodes:
- the tars1 gene encoding threonine--tRNA ligase 1, cytoplasmic, translating into MADQTVVEKMSELEVNGGKKGGTESGKDGGKKKGKNAAGDSGGRAELSIPPQYIEERLSLYKKLKAEHDALMAERAEKNSRAIKVTLPDGKVVDAESWKTTPYQVACGISQGLADNTVIAKVNKGVWDLDRPLEDDCSLQLLKFDDEEAQAVYWHSSAHILGEAMEKVYGGCLCYGPPIENGFYYDMFLENNEGVSSNDFPCLENLCKKIIKEKQPFERLEIKKETLLEMFKYNTFKCRILNEKVTTPTTTVYRCGPLIDLCRGPHVRHTGKVKALKIHKNSSTYWEGKADMETLQRIYGISFPDPKMLKEWEKFQEEAKNRDHRKLGREQDLFFFHDLSPGSCFFLPKGAFIYNTLIEFIRSEYRKRGFQEVVTPNIYNSKLWQTSGHWQHYSENMFSFEAEKETFALKPMNCPGHCLMFDHRPRSWRELPLRMADFGVLHRNELSGALTGLTRVRRFQQDDAHIFCSMDQIEQEIKGCLDFLRTVYEVFGFTFKLNLSTRPEKFLGDPDIWDQAEKQLENSLNDFGEKWVLNPGDGAFYGPKIDIQIKDAIGRYHQCATIQLDFQLPIRFNLTFVSHDGDDKKRPVIIHRAILGSVERMIAILTENYGGKWPLWLSPHQVMVVPVGPTCEDYAQKVKEEFHNSGFMADVDLDPGCTLNKKIRNAQLAQYNFILVVGEKEKTSNTVNVRTRDNKVHGEHSVEECIKRLKLLKTSKSRNAEEDF; encoded by the exons ATGGCTGACCAGACTGTGGTAGAGAAAATGAGCGAGTTAGAGGTCAACGGTGGAAAAAAG GGGGGAACTGAAAGTGgtaaagatggaggaaagaagaagggtAAAAATGCTGCTGGGGACTCCGGAGGCAGGGCTGAG CTGTCAATACCCCCTCAGTACATCGAAGAGCGTCTGTCTTTGTACAAGAAGCTAAAAGCTGAGCATGATGCACTGATGGCAGAGAGGGCTGAGAAAAATAGCCGAGCCATCAAGGTGACCCTACCTGATGGAAAGGTGGTGGATGCTGAGTCGTGGAAGACCACACCATACCAGGTGGCCTGTGGAATCAG TCAAGGCCTCGCTGACAACACAGTGATTGCTAAAGTGAACAAGGGTGTGTGGGACCTGGACAGACCTTTGGAGGATGACTGCAGCCTTCAGTTGCTCAAGTTTGATGATGAGGAGGCTCAAGCT GTTTACTGGCACTCTAGCGCTCATATCTTGGGTGAAGCCATGGAGAAGGTGTATGGAGGATGCCTCTGCTATGGTCCCCCCATCGAGAATGGCTTCTACTACGACATGTTCCTGGAGAACAATGA GGGCGTATCGAGCAATGACTTCCCGTGTCTGGAGAACTTGTGCAAGAAAATTatcaaagaaaagcagccatTTGAGAGGCTTGAGATAAAGAAGGAAACTCTGTTGGAAATGTTCAAG TACAATACGTTTAAGTGCCGTATTCTGAATGAGAAGGTTACCACTCCCACCACCACAGTTTACAG GTGTGGTCCCTTAATTGATTTGTGTCGTGGGCCCCATGTGAGACACACTGGGAAAGTCAAAGCCCTCAAGATTCACAAG AATTCGTCTACATACTGGGAGGGAAAGGCGGACATGGAAACCCTCCAGAGGATCTACGGAATTTCCTTCCCTGACCCCAAAATGCTCAAAGAGTGGGAGAAGTTTCAGGAGGAAGCCAAGAACAGAGATCACCGCAAACTGGGCCGG gaGCAGGACCTGTTCTTCTTCCATGACCTGAGTCCTGGGAGCTGCTTCTTCCTGCCTAAGGGAGCCTTCATCTACAACACTCTGATTGAGTTCATCAGA AGTGAGTACAGGAAGAGAGGTTTCCAGGAGGTGGTGACACCCAACATCTACAACAGCAAGCTATGGCAGACCTCGGGCCACTGGCAGCACTACAGCGAGAACATGTTCTCCTTCGAGGCAGAGAAGGAGACCTTCGCCCTCAAACCCATGAACTGCCCGGGACACTG TCTGATGTTTGATCATCGGCCGCGCTCCTGGAGAGAGCTGCCCCTTCGCATGGCTGACTTTGGCGTCCTGCATAGGAACGAGCTGTCCGGAGCCCTGACAGGACTCACCCGTGTCCGCCGCTTCCAGCAGGATGACGCTCATATCTTCTGCTCCATGGACCAG ATTGAGCAGGAGATCAAGGGCTGCCTGGACTTCCTGCGAACTGTTTATGAAGTGTTTGGCTTCACTTTCAAACTCAACCTGTCCACAAGACCAGAGAAGTTCTTGGGGGACCCGGACATCTGGGACCAAGCAGAAAAG caacTGGAGAACAGCTTGAATGACTTTGGGGAGAAATGGGTTCTCAACCCCGGTGATGGAGCTTTTTATGGACCAAAA ATTGACATTCAAATCAAGGATGCCATCGGTCGGTACCATCAGTGTGCCACAATTCAGCTTGATTTCCAGCTCCCAATCCGCTTCAATCTCACCTTTGTCAG CCATGACGGTGACGACAAGAAGAGACCAGTGATCATCCATAGAGCTATCCTGGGATCAGTAGAGAGGATGATCGCTATCCTCACTGAAAACTATGGAGGCAAATG GCCACTGTGGCTCTCTCCCCATCAGGTGATGGTCGTGCCAGTGGGACCGACCTGTGAGGATTACGCTCAGAAG GTCAAGGAGGAATTCCACAACAGCGGCTTCATGGCTGACGTGGATCTCGACCCCGGCTGCACACTCAACAAGAAGATCAGAAATGCACAGTTGGCCCAGTACAACTTCATCCTGG tggtgggagagaaagagaagacgAGTAACACTGTGAACGTACGCACCCGGGATAACAAAGTCCACGGCGAGCACAGTGTGGAGGAGTGCATCAAGCGTCTGAAACTGCTCAAGACCAGCAAGAGTCGAAATGCAGAAGAGGACTTCTAA